A window of Diabrotica virgifera virgifera chromosome 9, PGI_DIABVI_V3a contains these coding sequences:
- the LOC114342996 gene encoding uncharacterized protein LOC114342996 → MCADKATLQWLKTHIGEIHLWEGATLRLVDGEEIRHTELFTTYLHGSKYYSAEKILGLIETQNSLHAYAWRIINRSMSGAVEILNFSVDSQSAEKLKTMGYTINYRYGRTVIRKRVTEKKPQQAGLKKPTTSGSQKPATNRSQKFLTSGSQKPHRGI, encoded by the coding sequence ATGTGCGCTGATAAAGCCACCTTGCAGTGGCTAAAGACACACATTGGAGAGATACATCTATGGGAGGGTGCCACACTGAGACTTGTAGACGGAGAAGAAATTCGTCACACCGAGCTCTTTACGACGTACCTTCACGGAAGTAAATATTACTCCGCGGAAAAAATTCTAGGCCTAATAGAGACTCAAAACAGCCTCCATGCCTACGCATGGAGAATAATAAATAGGTCTATGAGTGGAGCCGTGGAGATCCTAAACTTTTCGGTAGATAGCCAATCAGCCGAAAAGCTAAAAACTATGGGGTATACGATCAACTATAGATATGGTCGTACGGTCATTCGAAAAAGAGTGACAGAAAAGAAGCCACAACAAGCGGGTCTGAAAAAACCCACAACAAGCGGGTCTCAAAAACCCGCAACAAACAGGTCTCAAAAATTCCTAACAAGCGGATCTCAAAAACCCCACAGGGGGATCTAA